The proteins below are encoded in one region of Halocatena salina:
- a CDS encoding DUF5811 family protein, protein MHGNTPYTGPSEDADLSSEQLRTLQNDVASVTEQTRALLPDEFVVGSELTSRTDGTHGTVSVQPPVGRVISTGVPTDASDEEHSDLAHELAAGAALQVKRAISDVDPTAG, encoded by the coding sequence ATGCACGGTAACACACCATACACGGGTCCCTCTGAAGACGCTGATCTCTCTAGCGAACAGCTCCGAACGCTCCAAAACGACGTAGCGAGCGTGACCGAACAGACCCGCGCGCTACTCCCTGACGAGTTCGTCGTCGGCTCGGAACTCACAAGCCGAACCGACGGCACGCACGGAACCGTGAGCGTGCAACCGCCCGTGGGCCGGGTCATCTCGACTGGCGTCCCCACGGACGCCTCGGACGAAGAACACAGCGACCTCGCTCACGAACTTGCCGCTGGAGCAGCTCTTCAAGTCAAACGCGCCATCTCCGATGTCGATCCGACTGCCGGATGA
- a CDS encoding NOB1 family endonuclease, giving the protein MRVLDASAFIKEYNTTGRTATVPRVREELTAESGYRFDALEGSGMHVHVPDATAIEHVERTARDTGDLDELSETDVRLLAATLELDGTLVTDDYAMQNVAEKLSIGIDSIDQEGITEERDWEFQCVGCGRVYDDDPERCPICGSECTRKRP; this is encoded by the coding sequence ATGCGAGTTCTCGACGCTTCGGCATTCATCAAGGAGTACAACACTACTGGACGAACAGCTACGGTACCCCGCGTCCGTGAGGAACTCACCGCAGAGAGCGGCTATCGGTTCGACGCGCTCGAAGGGAGCGGAATGCACGTTCACGTTCCCGATGCGACGGCGATCGAGCACGTCGAGCGCACAGCGCGCGACACTGGTGATCTCGATGAGCTTTCGGAAACGGACGTTCGGTTGCTCGCTGCGACGCTCGAACTCGATGGAACGCTCGTTACCGACGATTACGCGATGCAAAACGTCGCTGAGAAGCTCTCGATCGGGATCGATTCGATCGATCAGGAGGGTATCACTGAGGAACGCGACTGGGAGTTCCAATGTGTCGGCTGTGGCCGAGTGTACGACGACGATCCTGAGCGTTGTCCGATCTGTGGCAGCGAGTGTACGAGAAAACGCCCGTAG
- a CDS encoding pyruvoyl-dependent arginine decarboxylase, producing MGLIRVVWGSARAPTAMASYDAALAEANVHNYNLVQVSSVIPQDTSVEAVGAAPDLGPAGEQLTVVEARKTVVDGRAVAGLGWATELSGRGIFYETSGTDPEGVRSDLDRGLDAGQELRDWQFTDRGQKIVAAQSDAGDGEYTTAIVLAVYGKSTPLV from the coding sequence ATGGGACTCATCCGTGTCGTGTGGGGGAGCGCACGCGCACCGACAGCGATGGCATCGTACGACGCGGCGCTCGCGGAGGCAAACGTTCACAACTACAACCTAGTTCAGGTGTCCTCAGTAATACCGCAAGACACATCGGTTGAAGCGGTAGGGGCCGCGCCGGATCTCGGACCTGCGGGCGAGCAACTGACCGTGGTAGAGGCACGAAAAACCGTCGTAGACGGACGGGCCGTTGCGGGACTTGGATGGGCGACTGAACTGTCGGGTCGCGGAATCTTCTATGAAACCAGCGGTACCGATCCCGAGGGCGTTCGGTCTGACCTCGATCGAGGACTCGATGCCGGACAGGAACTTCGAGACTGGCAGTTCACTGATAGGGGTCAGAAGATCGTGGCAGCTCAAAGCGATGCTGGAGACGGGGAATACACGACAGCGATCGTGCTGGCGGTGTACGGGAAGAGCACGCCGTTGGTGTGA
- the infB gene encoding translation initiation factor IF-2: protein MSDTDTNTDTRSGSGGLRTPIVAVLGHVDHGKTSLLDKIRGSAVTQGESGAITQHIGATAVPLDVISDIAGGLVDPDDFDLPGLLFIDTPGHHSFSTLRSRGGALADIAILVVDVNDGFQPQTIEALDILKRTQTPFVVAANKIDTVPGWNTQEDGPIQASLDAQSDRTRERLDERIYSLIGELSDNDISSDMYWQVRDFQHNAGLVPLSALTGEGIPDLLTVLMGLSQRYMKEEMEIDTTGPGSGTVLEVTEERGFGTTLDVVLYDGTIRTDDTIVVGATNRTIETDVRALLQPRALSEIRTEKQFERTDEVSAAAGVKIAAPDLDDAIAGAPVRVVRDQTLDAVTDDVEAELAEIAVETDENGIVVKADTLGSLEAIANTLQETDIPIVRAEVGDVAARDVAVATTADEQRNRVILGFNVDVLADADDRADHEDIRVFQDDVIYQLVEEYEEYVAEIERAQQDTVLENIMRPCTFRILDDHVFRQSNPAVVGVEVLSGTLHRNSPVVVFDGNDPERVGILKGIQSQGEDLDTARAGESVSVSIDGPTVGRQIKEGDELWTELPEKHAKILEQELRADIPADEREALSRYLDKRRNVDPFWGK, encoded by the coding sequence ATGTCTGATACGGATACCAATACCGATACACGTTCTGGTTCTGGTGGATTGCGGACGCCTATCGTCGCCGTTCTCGGTCACGTCGACCACGGAAAAACGAGTTTGCTCGATAAGATACGGGGATCGGCCGTCACACAGGGTGAGTCTGGCGCGATCACCCAGCACATCGGCGCGACTGCCGTTCCGCTCGATGTGATTTCCGACATCGCTGGTGGACTGGTCGATCCCGACGACTTCGATCTTCCAGGGTTGTTGTTCATCGACACGCCCGGGCACCACTCGTTTTCGACGCTGCGCTCGCGGGGCGGAGCGCTGGCCGACATCGCCATCCTCGTCGTCGACGTGAACGACGGCTTTCAACCCCAAACCATCGAAGCACTCGATATCCTCAAACGCACCCAAACACCCTTCGTCGTCGCTGCCAACAAGATCGACACCGTTCCCGGCTGGAACACACAGGAGGACGGCCCCATTCAGGCCAGCCTCGACGCTCAATCCGATCGGACGCGCGAGCGACTCGACGAACGGATCTACTCACTCATCGGCGAACTGAGTGATAACGATATCTCTTCTGATATGTACTGGCAAGTCCGTGATTTCCAGCACAACGCCGGACTTGTTCCGCTCAGCGCCTTGACCGGCGAGGGGATCCCCGACCTGCTCACCGTTCTCATGGGTCTCTCACAACGTTACATGAAAGAAGAGATGGAGATCGACACCACGGGACCGGGATCGGGAACGGTTCTCGAAGTAACGGAAGAACGAGGATTCGGAACGACGTTGGACGTGGTCCTGTACGACGGAACGATCCGAACCGACGACACTATCGTGGTCGGCGCGACGAATCGGACGATCGAAACCGACGTACGCGCACTTCTCCAGCCACGTGCTCTGTCGGAGATTCGGACCGAAAAGCAGTTCGAGCGGACCGACGAGGTGAGCGCAGCAGCAGGTGTAAAGATCGCAGCGCCCGATCTGGACGACGCCATCGCCGGTGCGCCCGTTCGTGTCGTCCGTGATCAGACGCTCGATGCCGTCACCGATGACGTCGAAGCCGAACTAGCTGAAATCGCAGTCGAAACCGACGAGAATGGCATCGTGGTCAAAGCTGACACGCTCGGGAGCCTCGAAGCGATCGCCAACACGCTTCAAGAGACGGATATCCCGATCGTTCGTGCCGAGGTCGGTGACGTGGCTGCCCGAGATGTGGCCGTTGCTACCACCGCAGACGAGCAACGAAACCGCGTCATCCTCGGGTTCAACGTCGACGTCCTCGCTGACGCCGACGATCGCGCCGACCACGAAGATATCCGTGTGTTCCAAGACGACGTGATATACCAACTGGTCGAAGAGTACGAAGAGTACGTGGCAGAAATTGAGCGCGCCCAGCAAGACACCGTCCTCGAAAACATCATGCGGCCGTGCACGTTCCGAATCCTCGACGACCACGTGTTCCGACAGTCGAATCCGGCCGTTGTCGGCGTGGAAGTGCTCTCGGGAACCCTCCATCGGAACTCGCCCGTCGTCGTGTTCGACGGAAACGATCCCGAACGCGTTGGTATCCTCAAGGGTATCCAATCACAGGGCGAAGATCTCGACACGGCCCGCGCAGGGGAAAGCGTCAGCGTTTCCATCGACGGGCCGACCGTTGGCCGTCAGATCAAAGAGGGAGATGAACTGTGGACGGAACTCCCAGAAAAACACGCCAAAATCCTTGAACAGGAACTCCGAGCAGACATCCCGGCGGACGAACGAGAAGCGTTGTCGCGGTATCTCGACAAACGACGTAACGTCGATCCCTTCTGGGGAAAATGA
- a CDS encoding PRC-barrel domain-containing protein → MPTILAENLSEKAITGSDGTHIGILHNITMDVENGQLKNLIVDPKVDGNENFATDDYGHYLIPVDRVTAVKDHVIVRR, encoded by the coding sequence ATGCCCACGATCCTCGCCGAAAACCTTTCGGAGAAGGCGATTACCGGTTCGGACGGCACACACATCGGGATATTACACAACATCACGATGGACGTCGAAAATGGACAGCTCAAGAATCTCATCGTCGATCCCAAAGTGGACGGCAATGAGAATTTCGCAACCGACGACTACGGGCACTATCTCATTCCCGTGGATCGGGTGACGGCCGTCAAAGACCACGTTATCGTTCGTCGCTAA
- a CDS encoding NAD(P)/FAD-dependent oxidoreductase gives MLARCDSIRSNVASEATMNVAVIGGGAVGVTVAFELTRQGIDVTVYERGLIGDGSASSGRAAGVCYDAYAGAIDATVGKQALTQFREWSREGRIEFTPCPYVWLARSGDTKRAAAIREQVPRMQEHGRNVSFVPASELADRYPALRVDDVAVAAIAENAGYMDPAAYTRSIAAAADRSGATIQTETPATLRSETMIETSTGRESFDAVLVAAGAHTKRVLADADVRIPLKPYRVQALTTESTEIDVPMLFDATGGYYLRPHEEGLFVGDGTEPIERDPDDWDRSADGWFIEAVDSYTETAIGRMLDTNDAWAGLCTATPDGDPLVGERRPGLFVAAGWQGHGFMRAPAIGERIAHQLVGGDGIDAFDPTRFEGNESFEIVEGMDIE, from the coding sequence GTGCTCGCCCGATGTGATTCGATCCGATCGAACGTCGCCAGCGAGGCGACGATGAACGTCGCGGTGATCGGCGGCGGAGCCGTCGGCGTTACTGTCGCGTTCGAACTCACGAGGCAAGGCATCGACGTGACCGTCTACGAGCGCGGCTTGATCGGTGATGGGAGCGCGAGCAGCGGCCGCGCGGCTGGTGTCTGTTATGACGCGTACGCAGGGGCGATCGATGCCACAGTCGGTAAACAGGCGCTCACCCAGTTTCGAGAGTGGTCCCGAGAGGGTCGGATCGAATTCACCCCGTGTCCGTACGTGTGGCTCGCTCGTTCGGGCGATACAAAGCGAGCGGCAGCCATCCGCGAGCAGGTGCCCCGAATGCAAGAACACGGCCGGAACGTCTCGTTCGTCCCAGCCAGCGAGCTTGCGGATCGCTACCCCGCACTTCGAGTCGATGACGTCGCCGTGGCGGCGATCGCCGAAAACGCTGGCTACATGGATCCAGCGGCGTACACCCGATCGATCGCTGCCGCGGCGGATCGATCGGGGGCAACGATCCAGACGGAAACGCCGGCCACACTCCGCTCGGAGACGATGATCGAAACGTCGACCGGCCGCGAGTCGTTCGATGCGGTGCTCGTCGCCGCCGGTGCACACACCAAACGCGTGCTCGCTGACGCGGACGTTCGAATCCCGCTCAAGCCCTATCGCGTGCAGGCACTCACCACCGAGTCGACTGAGATCGACGTCCCGATGCTGTTCGACGCCACCGGTGGGTACTACCTCCGGCCACACGAAGAGGGCCTGTTCGTCGGCGACGGCACCGAACCGATCGAGCGTGACCCCGACGACTGGGATCGCTCGGCTGACGGGTGGTTCATCGAGGCGGTCGATTCGTACACAGAAACCGCGATCGGACGGATGCTCGATACGAACGACGCGTGGGCCGGGCTGTGTACCGCCACGCCCGATGGCGATCCGCTGGTGGGCGAGCGACGACCGGGGCTGTTCGTCGCGGCTGGGTGGCAGGGCCACGGGTTCATGCGTGCGCCTGCGATCGGGGAGCGTATCGCCCACCAACTGGTGGGTGGCGACGGGATCGACGCGTTCGATCCGACACGGTTCGAAGGCAACGAATCGTTCGAAATCGTCGAGGGAATGGACATCGAGTGA
- the hisB gene encoding imidazoleglycerol-phosphate dehydratase HisB, with protein sequence MGDRSAAVTRETTETAIELTLAIDGDGEATIDTGIGFFDHMLESFAKHGLFDLTVRCEGDLAVDDHHTVEDVAIALGDAFEQALGDKRGIVRFADRRVPLDEAIGSIVLDVSGRPWFEFEGTFSQQQVGEMTSRMAAHFARSLAMNGGLTLHASVEGENAHHEIEALFKCLGRALDDATRIDERRSDTPSTKGEL encoded by the coding sequence ATGGGCGATCGGAGTGCCGCTGTCACCCGGGAAACAACGGAAACCGCGATCGAACTCACGCTCGCTATCGACGGCGATGGCGAGGCAACCATCGACACTGGTATCGGGTTTTTCGATCACATGCTCGAATCGTTTGCCAAACACGGGCTGTTCGATCTAACCGTCCGTTGTGAAGGTGATCTCGCAGTCGATGACCACCACACGGTTGAGGACGTCGCCATCGCGCTTGGAGACGCGTTCGAACAGGCGCTCGGGGACAAACGTGGGATCGTTCGCTTCGCGGATCGGCGCGTGCCGCTCGACGAAGCCATCGGCAGCATCGTACTCGACGTGAGTGGTCGCCCGTGGTTCGAGTTCGAAGGAACGTTTTCCCAACAACAGGTGGGGGAGATGACGAGCCGGATGGCAGCTCATTTCGCCCGATCGCTCGCAATGAACGGCGGGCTGACACTGCACGCGAGCGTCGAGGGTGAGAACGCCCACCACGAGATCGAGGCGTTGTTCAAATGTCTCGGCCGAGCGCTCGACGACGCCACCCGAATCGACGAACGCCGGTCGGACACGCCGAGCACGAAAGGGGAACTGTAA
- a CDS encoding aldo/keto reductase, giving the protein METVSLGQTGTTVSSLSFGTWRFGRETDAGMVEVDRERAHELLDLYVEHGGNFIDTADMYGDGKSEQWIGDWLEQYDRERFVIASKVYWPTREDDPNGQGLGRKHLRRQIDRILDRLGTDYLDVLYTHRFDEQTPPEEFMRTLNGFVRDGKVNYLGTSTFEPKAWRVVEANEIADKRGYEPFTIAQPRYNLINREIEPSYLDMCERYGIECCPWSPLAGGFLTGKYRRGDRVPEQTRGAQSDQFADRYLTDENFEALDVVSEVADELDATPAQVSLAWLLDHPRVCAPIVGARTTEQLTENLGAAELSLSQDQFDRLAEAKETPSLV; this is encoded by the coding sequence ATGGAGACGGTTTCACTCGGCCAGACAGGAACGACGGTGAGCTCGCTCTCGTTTGGGACGTGGCGGTTCGGCCGCGAGACCGACGCTGGCATGGTTGAAGTCGACCGTGAGCGTGCCCACGAACTGCTCGATCTGTACGTCGAGCACGGCGGGAACTTCATCGACACCGCCGACATGTACGGTGATGGGAAAAGCGAGCAGTGGATCGGTGATTGGCTCGAACAGTACGACCGAGAGCGGTTCGTCATCGCCTCGAAGGTGTATTGGCCGACGCGTGAGGACGATCCCAACGGGCAGGGACTCGGTCGGAAGCACCTCCGTCGGCAGATCGATCGGATTCTCGACCGGCTCGGAACCGACTACCTCGATGTTCTGTACACGCACCGATTCGATGAGCAGACACCTCCGGAGGAGTTCATGCGCACGCTGAACGGGTTCGTTCGGGACGGGAAAGTGAACTATCTCGGTACGTCCACGTTCGAACCCAAAGCGTGGCGGGTTGTCGAGGCCAACGAGATCGCGGACAAACGCGGCTACGAGCCGTTCACGATCGCCCAACCCCGTTACAACCTCATCAACCGCGAGATCGAACCGTCGTATCTCGACATGTGTGAGCGCTACGGCATCGAATGCTGTCCGTGGAGTCCGCTGGCCGGTGGCTTTCTCACCGGCAAATACCGGCGTGGTGACCGCGTCCCTGAACAAACACGCGGCGCCCAGTCCGACCAGTTCGCCGATCGGTATCTCACCGACGAGAACTTCGAGGCGCTTGATGTCGTCAGCGAGGTGGCCGACGAACTCGATGCAACACCAGCACAGGTCTCGCTCGCGTGGCTACTCGACCATCCCCGGGTCTGTGCGCCCATCGTCGGCGCACGAACGACCGAGCAGCTCACCGAAAACCTCGGTGCCGCCGAGCTGTCGCTGTCCCAAGACCAGTTCGATCGGCTGGCGGAGGCGAAAGAAACGCCGTCGCTGGTGTGA
- a CDS encoding ComEC/Rec2 family competence protein, which produces MSGEPLANGRREIYTLDVGQADAHAIITEDGTLNLIDADEAAVGDELDTVLAGRSTPETESEHIPIETFVLTHIHDDHAGGVEELYDHGYEIQNVVEPDAHRYKLCDSDTEKSEKGVSPLVWETYDRQLEEHDPETIRQVSGGDLLTPDSDIQVLAPPDEPETVSFTSPVTGRKNTLKPTGANANSLAFKTEDEQSMLFMGDVEDTGGLNGESWLMSQHDNEQSDVNLDADVLVLSHHGSNNATSEEFLDRVDPEAALVSSGLHNKHTSENPHDAHPHDATLKHLHDQDVDVYWTVGHGTLRTELDSNGVRPEPTTDFDTTDAADLAALKYYCREHDVSPERIAALTPDHLPEDTPEWAADAAPMLVETTEEIVDEAITDAETVEDLRQTLTPTPDAHDQLHETVQADREEHVTTKADVRRNKEAYFDAVERERDYERLPLHTRLRANLPKRFGGIEHPLTDVPSPEEIDGPRKVEEVSRAVQHQPAAKQRAKGEIVIDTQLREAEEATDTAVNDAHTRDTLCQHLRATPGAHQDFLYAIETPDAHNANKSEKDLSDLLAQTNETQPERSTDRTHKQDSSIGL; this is translated from the coding sequence ATGTCCGGTGAGCCGCTGGCTAATGGACGACGTGAGATTTACACATTGGATGTTGGACAGGCAGATGCACATGCGATTATCACGGAGGACGGCACGCTCAATCTGATCGATGCGGATGAAGCAGCAGTCGGTGACGAACTCGATACCGTTTTAGCTGGACGGTCAACGCCAGAGACAGAGTCGGAGCATATCCCGATCGAAACATTCGTTCTAACGCATATTCATGACGACCATGCGGGGGGTGTCGAAGAGCTGTATGACCACGGCTATGAGATACAGAACGTCGTCGAGCCTGACGCACATCGATACAAACTGTGTGATTCCGACACCGAAAAATCAGAAAAAGGCGTGAGTCCGCTCGTCTGGGAAACGTATGACCGTCAATTGGAAGAACACGACCCAGAGACCATCAGACAGGTTTCAGGAGGCGATTTACTCACACCGGACTCAGATATCCAAGTTTTGGCTCCTCCCGATGAACCGGAAACAGTGTCGTTCACCAGCCCTGTAACCGGGCGGAAGAACACCCTCAAACCGACCGGAGCAAATGCAAACAGCCTCGCGTTCAAAACCGAGGACGAACAGTCGATGTTGTTCATGGGCGATGTAGAAGATACCGGTGGACTCAACGGTGAAAGTTGGTTGATGTCACAGCACGACAACGAACAGAGCGACGTGAACCTTGACGCTGATGTCCTCGTTCTCTCCCATCACGGCTCAAATAACGCGACCAGTGAGGAGTTCCTTGATCGGGTCGATCCGGAAGCAGCGCTCGTTTCCAGCGGTCTGCACAATAAGCACACGAGCGAAAATCCCCACGACGCCCACCCTCACGATGCGACTCTCAAGCACCTGCATGATCAGGATGTCGATGTTTACTGGACAGTGGGACACGGGACGCTCCGTACCGAACTGGATTCGAATGGTGTTCGTCCGGAACCGACAACCGACTTCGACACGACCGACGCAGCGGATCTAGCCGCCCTGAAGTACTACTGTCGGGAACACGACGTCTCCCCGGAGCGGATCGCAGCACTCACTCCTGACCACCTGCCCGAGGACACGCCCGAGTGGGCGGCCGACGCCGCGCCGATGCTGGTCGAGACGACCGAGGAGATCGTAGACGAAGCGATCACTGACGCCGAAACTGTCGAGGACCTCCGCCAGACACTCACCCCGACGCCGGACGCCCACGACCAGCTCCATGAAACGGTGCAGGCCGACCGGGAGGAACACGTCACCACGAAGGCGGATGTAAGACGGAACAAGGAAGCATACTTCGATGCCGTCGAACGAGAACGCGACTACGAACGGCTTCCATTACACACCCGACTCCGGGCGAACCTCCCCAAGCGATTCGGCGGCATCGAACACCCACTGACAGACGTTCCGTCGCCCGAGGAGATCGACGGTCCCCGGAAGGTCGAGGAGGTCTCGCGGGCTGTTCAACACCAACCAGCGGCTAAACAACGCGCCAAGGGAGAGATCGTCATCGACACGCAGCTCCGTGAGGCTGAAGAGGCTACCGATACTGCCGTCAACGATGCACACACGCGTGACACGCTGTGCCAGCACCTTCGAGCTACTCCTGGTGCACATCAGGATTTCCTTTATGCGATCGAAACGCCCGACGCCCATAACGCGAACAAATCCGAGAAGGACCTCTCTGATCTCTTAGCGCAAACGAACGAAACGCAGCCCGAACGATCGACCGACCGAACCCACAAACAGGATTCATCGATCGGGCTGTGA
- a CDS encoding nitrate/nitrite transporter gives MSLVSMTKWRTLVLATAAFNLAFLVWFSFSPFTGPIAEAFGLSLGEIGLLASAAIWLAPPGRIVTGWLTDRFGASTVFTTVLGYVGVASIVSAFAQTYELFFVARLVVGSAGIAFVIGIQHVSQWFPEEQLGTAEGIYAGVGSAGAGAGALVLPRFFSDWSGPLFGAGWRAAFFYTGCLTFLMAITYALLGEDAATQARAAQARESATLKSWLHTATRYGIIALALGYVASFGIELSLNGWLPTYFREGFGSDLVRASTFAAMFSLGAGTLRPLGGWISDILVRRERNILPIFQDRYREQWTIVCLGTLVVMMCAFTVAGRTGVLPVTVGIVFCMGMCCGITSGAIFAQVPAMFPHRSGAAAGIVGGVGTLGGISFPLVYSTAATAGYIHSGYLIIAVCLLPIILVNAWVAQPARAVRAHIDGVVSVTPANTSDHHLEDETAHNPD, from the coding sequence ATGAGCCTGGTGTCGATGACGAAATGGCGGACGCTGGTGCTTGCGACCGCCGCGTTCAATCTCGCGTTTCTCGTGTGGTTTTCGTTTTCTCCCTTCACAGGACCGATCGCCGAGGCGTTCGGGTTGTCGTTGGGTGAGATCGGACTGCTTGCCAGTGCAGCTATCTGGCTCGCGCCGCCGGGTCGCATCGTCACGGGATGGCTCACCGACCGCTTTGGCGCGTCGACGGTGTTCACCACGGTCCTCGGTTACGTGGGTGTAGCCTCGATCGTGAGTGCGTTTGCTCAAACGTACGAGCTGTTTTTCGTCGCTCGGCTCGTCGTCGGATCCGCAGGGATCGCGTTCGTCATCGGAATCCAACACGTCTCACAGTGGTTTCCCGAAGAGCAACTTGGCACTGCTGAAGGCATCTACGCCGGGGTGGGCAGCGCAGGGGCTGGTGCTGGAGCGCTCGTACTGCCGCGATTCTTCAGCGACTGGTCCGGACCGCTGTTCGGGGCCGGCTGGCGCGCAGCCTTCTTTTACACCGGCTGTCTGACTTTCTTGATGGCTATCACCTACGCCCTATTAGGTGAAGACGCCGCAACGCAGGCACGCGCCGCTCAGGCACGAGAGAGTGCAACTCTCAAATCCTGGCTCCACACCGCTACTCGATACGGTATCATCGCGCTCGCGCTCGGATACGTGGCGAGCTTCGGTATCGAACTTTCGCTCAACGGCTGGCTGCCGACCTACTTCCGGGAAGGATTCGGATCGGATCTCGTTCGGGCGAGCACGTTCGCAGCGATGTTTTCGCTGGGTGCTGGCACGCTGCGGCCGTTGGGTGGCTGGATCAGCGACATCCTCGTTCGTCGTGAGCGAAACATCCTCCCGATTTTTCAGGACCGATACCGCGAGCAGTGGACGATCGTCTGCTTAGGTACACTGGTCGTGATGATGTGTGCGTTCACCGTCGCCGGTCGTACCGGAGTACTTCCGGTTACCGTCGGTATCGTGTTCTGCATGGGGATGTGCTGTGGAATTACCAGTGGAGCGATCTTCGCACAGGTGCCTGCCATGTTCCCTCACCGATCTGGTGCGGCGGCGGGGATCGTCGGCGGCGTCGGTACGCTCGGCGGCATCAGCTTCCCGCTCGTTTACTCGACTGCCGCCACAGCCGGTTACATCCACTCGGGTTATCTGATCATCGCGGTCTGTCTGCTTCCGATCATCCTCGTGAACGCGTGGGTGGCCCAGCCAGCCCGTGCCGTACGCGCACACATCGACGGCGTGGTCTCGGTCACCCCGGCGAACACATCCGATCACCACCTCGAAGACGAGACTGCTCACAACCCGGACTGA
- a CDS encoding amino acid-binding protein, with translation MFDEIMKKFENSPSQQAVVRLLLERGFSVNDDGRVVSGGIEIPNTGIAREIDVDRRVVDATTDELLKDEELRRIFQNISAIASLKDLAPVLDLTVLTVYVDDASESGIIIDVTDRIAARDITIRQLFTTDPEFADTPSLTIITDVELPGDLINDIRALSFVHRIEIE, from the coding sequence ATGTTCGATGAGATCATGAAGAAGTTCGAGAACAGTCCAAGCCAACAGGCAGTCGTTCGGCTGTTGCTCGAACGGGGATTTTCGGTGAACGACGACGGCCGTGTCGTCTCGGGAGGGATCGAGATTCCGAACACGGGGATCGCCCGCGAGATCGATGTGGACCGGCGCGTCGTCGACGCCACGACCGACGAACTCCTCAAAGACGAGGAGCTGCGACGGATTTTCCAGAACATCTCTGCCATCGCGTCGTTGAAGGATCTGGCTCCCGTGCTCGATCTGACCGTCCTGACCGTGTACGTCGATGACGCCAGCGAATCCGGGATCATCATCGACGTGACCGACCGCATCGCTGCACGCGACATCACGATCCGGCAGCTTTTCACCACAGATCCAGAGTTCGCGGACACGCCCTCGCTCACGATCATCACCGACGTGGAGCTGCCCGGTGATCTCATCAACGATATCCGGGCGTTGTCGTTCGTTCACCGCATCGAGATCGAATAG